The genomic DNA GGGAATGATAATGAAAAAAAATAATACTCGGAACAAGTTCCGAGTTACAGCATTGTTCCCAATCCCCTGATCGGGAACATAATATTCATCTAAACCCTGTTTTGAAATTAAATTCCTTTCCAAAGTGGAATTGGAATATTAGAGTGAGGAAAAAAAATGAAACAAGGATTTCCAAAAAAATTGCATTCCCAATCGGGGATTGGGAATGATAATGAAACTACGGAGCAACTATGAAAGCAATGATCCTCAATAAAATCACAAATCTGAAAAAGAACAGAAATCCATTGGAATTGGTCGATATTCCAATTCCTAAACCGGAAAAAAAAGAGATTTTACTTAAAGTTTCGGTTTGCGGAGTTTGTCACACCGAACTCGATGAGATCGAAGGACGAACACCTCCTCCCCATTTTCCGATCATTCCCGGACATGAAGTTATCGGAAAAGTTGTTGAGAAGGGAGAAAAAGCAAAGAGATTCAAAATCGGAGAAAGAGTTGGAGTTGCCTGGATCTTTTCAGCTTGTGGAAAATGTGATTTTTGTCTGAATGGTAAGGAAAATCTCTGTAAAGATTTCATTGCTACAGGAAGAGATGCAAATGGCGGTTATGCGGAATATATGACTGTTCCGGAGGATTTTGCTTACAAAATTCCGGAAATATTTTCTGATGAAGAAGCTGCTCCGCTTCTTTGCGCAGGCGGAGTTGGATATCGCTCCTTGAAATTAACGAACCTTCAAAACAGGCAAAATTTAGGTTTAACCGGTTTCGGAGCTTCCGGACATCTCGTCCTGTTGCTGGTCAAACATAAATTTCCTGATTCTAAAATATTTGTTTTTGCCCGCAGTAAAAAAGAACAAGAATTTGCTCTTAAACTTGGAGCCTTCTGGTCTGGTGATACAGAAACCGAATGTCCTGGAAAACTTGATGCCATCATCGATACGACGCCGGTTTGGAAGCCGATCGTGGAAGCAATGAAAAATCTGAAGCCTGCCGGTAGACTTATTATTAATGCTATCCGTAAAGAAGAGATCGATAAAGAATATCTCCTGAAATTAAATTATGCTCAACATCTCTGGCAGGAAAAAGAAATTAAAAGTGTTGCTAATGTAACTCGGAAAGATATCGAGGAATTTCTAAAACTTGCTGCTGAAATCCCGCTCCAACCGGAATATCAAGTTTATAAATTGGAAGAAACGAATATTGCTCTTCTCGAATTAAAAGAAAGAAAGATACGGGGAGCAAAAGTGTTGAAAATTGAGAATTAGATTCGACTCGTAAGGATCGACGAGTCGAAACCAATTGCTATCCAAGCTGTTTCAAGTCGTCGAACTTCGTTCTTACGACTCGAATAGATTCGTTTTTTTTCCCCCGAATACATCCTTGATATAATTCTCTAATTCATTATCCTGGATTGGTTTCAATAAATAAGCAACCGGATTTGTTTTCATTGCCCTATCTACAATTTCCTTTTCAGAAAAAGCACTTATAAAAATAAAAGGAATATTGTATTCTTTTTGAGCTTTTTCTGATAATTCCAAGCCTGTCATTCCATCTTCTAATTTAATGTCTATCAAAGCCAGATCAGTTTTTTC from Candidatus Cloacimonadota bacterium includes the following:
- a CDS encoding alcohol dehydrogenase, which codes for MKAMILNKITNLKKNRNPLELVDIPIPKPEKKEILLKVSVCGVCHTELDEIEGRTPPPHFPIIPGHEVIGKVVEKGEKAKRFKIGERVGVAWIFSACGKCDFCLNGKENLCKDFIATGRDANGGYAEYMTVPEDFAYKIPEIFSDEEAAPLLCAGGVGYRSLKLTNLQNRQNLGLTGFGASGHLVLLLVKHKFPDSKIFVFARSKKEQEFALKLGAFWSGDTETECPGKLDAIIDTTPVWKPIVEAMKNLKPAGRLIINAIRKEEIDKEYLLKLNYAQHLWQEKEIKSVANVTRKDIEEFLKLAAEIPLQPEYQVYKLEETNIALLELKERKIRGAKVLKIEN
- a CDS encoding response regulator, which translates into the protein MKRILIVEDEYIIAEDLKLILRKFGYPDVSVARSANKAVEIIEHEKTDLALIDIKLEDGMTGLELSEKAQKEYNIPFIFISAFSEKEIVDRAMKTNPVAYLLKPIQDNELENYIKDVFGGKKTNLFES